The following proteins come from a genomic window of Rutidosis leptorrhynchoides isolate AG116_Rl617_1_P2 chromosome 10, CSIRO_AGI_Rlap_v1, whole genome shotgun sequence:
- the LOC139872103 gene encoding abscisic acid receptor PYL4-like, whose protein sequence is MLSNLQKAPSFLLDGINTTTGCGNNNIRSTVTTPVPESVAIYHTHPVNSSQCCSAVIQQINAPISTVWSVVRRFDNPQAYKHFVKSCHVLVGNGDVGTLREIHVISGLPAARSTERLEILDDERHVLSFSVVDGDHRLANYRSVTTLHPTLAGNGTVVVESYVVDTPPGNTKEETCVFVDTIVKCNLQSLAQIAENKLR, encoded by the coding sequence ATGCTTTCTAACCTTCAAAAGGCACCATCTTTTTTATTAGATGGAATCAATACAACCACAGGATGTGGTAACAACAATATACGGTCAACCGTCACAACTCCAGTACCGGAATCCGTCGCAATCTACCACACACATCCGGTCAACTCAAGCCAATGTTGCTCCGCTGTAATCCAACAAATCAACGCACCAATCTCCACCGTATGGTCCGTCGTTCGTCGTTTCGACAACCCACAAGCATACAAACATTTCGTCAAAAGCTGCCACGTACTCGTCGGAAACGGCGATGTCGGAACACTTAGAGAAATCCACGTTATCTCCGGATTACCAGCAGCCCGGTCAACTGAACGTCTTGAAATCTTAGACGATGAACGCCACGTCCTCAGTTTCAGTGTTGTTGATGGTGATCACCGGTTAGCTAACTACCGATCGGTGACAACTTTACACCCTACACTCGCCGGAAATGGTACAGTGGTTGTTGAGTCATATGTCGTTGATACACCGCCGGGGAATACAAAAGAAGAAACTTGTGTGTTTGTTGATACAATTGTGAAATGTAACTTACAATCGTTAGCGCAAATTGCAGAGAATAAACTCCGGTGA